One genomic segment of Arenicella xantha includes these proteins:
- a CDS encoding SGNH/GDSL hydrolase family protein, whose product MSKIAFPNYLPVLKKRRKPRSVIAGIVAALVGVQSTAALAAADDPTVIVLFGDSTTTGINANYNSETDRQGNGTITRGCPTIYLTNLLQNLDPIEPPQSCPTTIYNSPVFDANNEDRDVIVANWGWGGSDTDNGVSRIQSNLSSTKGSYAAKAYHVLIMYGTNDFNSSISTSTTRFNLRQMIQRARQVGYTPALGTLTPRDDRAIEPYNSAVSGAASDEGVPLINHYARFVAQSGGWRTLIPQEISSLTGELIRVHPNDHGYLVIAETWFDQYLKNIIDPEASFNVVPVISLLLSD is encoded by the coding sequence ATGTCGAAGATAGCTTTTCCTAATTATTTACCAGTCCTGAAAAAACGACGCAAACCTCGCTCAGTAATCGCGGGCATAGTCGCTGCCTTGGTCGGCGTTCAGTCTACAGCTGCGCTTGCCGCAGCTGACGACCCCACTGTGATTGTTTTGTTCGGTGATAGCACAACCACGGGAATTAATGCGAACTATAATAGCGAGACTGATAGGCAGGGAAACGGAACTATCACGCGTGGTTGTCCAACCATTTATTTGACGAACCTACTTCAAAACCTGGATCCAATTGAACCACCGCAAAGCTGCCCGACAACTATTTATAATTCGCCGGTTTTTGATGCAAATAATGAAGATCGCGATGTAATTGTTGCCAACTGGGGTTGGGGTGGAAGTGATACGGATAATGGTGTGTCACGAATTCAGTCGAATTTGAGCAGCACCAAAGGCAGTTATGCCGCAAAGGCCTACCATGTGCTGATTATGTATGGCACTAATGATTTTAATTCTAGTATTAGTACATCTACAACGCGCTTTAATCTGCGGCAGATGATACAGCGAGCCAGGCAAGTAGGTTATACGCCTGCGCTCGGAACGTTAACGCCACGAGATGACCGAGCGATAGAGCCGTATAATTCAGCGGTTAGCGGTGCTGCGAGTGATGAAGGCGTGCCATTGATTAATCATTACGCCCGCTTTGTCGCTCAATCTGGCGGTTGGCGTACTCTTATTCCGCAAGAAATCAGCTCCTTAACCGGTGAATTGATACGCGTACACCCAAATGATCATGGGTATCTGGTTATTGCTGAGACTTGGTTTGATCAATATTTGAAAAACATTATTGATCCGGAAGCGAGTTTTAATGTTGTTCCGGTAATAAGTTTGTTGCTTTCAGACTGA